TGGCCAGACGGCGGACATGGGCAAGCTCGCCCCGCTCGCCGCCGAGCGCGAGCTGCGGATCATCGAGGACTCGGCCCAGGCCGTCGGCGCTTCCTTCGAGGGCCGCGCCGCCGGCTCGTACGGCATCGGCTGCTTCTCGCTCTACGCGACGAAGAACGTGACCACCGCCGAGGGCGGCGTGATCACCACCGACGACGACGTGCTGGCCGACAAGCTGCGCGTGCTGCGCAACCAGGGCATGCGCGCCCGCTACCAGTACGAGATGGCCGGCCACAACTACCGGATGACGGACCTGCACGCGGCCGTCGGCATCCCGCAGCTGGAGAAGCTCGACCAGCTCACCGCGGCCCGCCAGGCCAACGCGAAGCGGCTGTCGGAGGGGCTGGCAGGCACGCCGGGCCTCGAGATCCCGCAGGTCCTGCCCGGCCGTGAGCACGTGTGGCACCAGTACACCGTGCTCGTGGGCCCGCACGCGATGCTCTCGCGCGACGAGCTGGCCGCCTCGCTCACCGAGCGCGGCATCGGCAACGGGATCTACTACCCCAAGATCGTGTTCGACTACGACTGCTACCGCGGCCACCCGCTGATCCCGGGCGCCGACGTGAACGACTTCCCGGTGGCCTCGGCCGTCGCGGCGCAGGCGCTTTCGCTGCCGGTGCACCCGCACCTGACCGACGGGCAGCTCGACAAGATCATCGAGACGGTTCGCGAGGTGCTCGGCGCATGACCCACCGCATCGCCCTCATCGGCACGGGCAACATGGGTTCGCTGCACGCCCGCGTGCTGGCGGCCAACGAGCGCGTGGACCTCGTCCGCGTGATCGACCCGCGCGAGGAAGCCGGCCGCGCCGTCGCCGAGCGCTATGAGACGCAGTGGACGCCGGAGCTCGGCTCCCTGTCCGATGTGGACGCCGTGGTGCTCGCGTCGGCCACCGAGGTGCACTACGACCTCGCGCAGGAGATCCTCGGCCAGGGCAAGCCGATGCTCGTCGAGAAGCCCGTGTGCAACAGCCTCGAGCTGTCGCAGGAGATCGTGGCGCTCTCGGAGCAGAAGGACGTGCCGCTGATGTGCGGCCTGCTCGAGCGCTACAACCCGGCCGTGATGACGGCCCGGGCGCTGATCAACGAGCCGGTGCACCTCATGGCGCGCCGCCACGGCCCGTACGCGCCGCGCATCAAGACCGGCGTCGCGTGGGACCTGCTGGTGCACGACGTCGACCTGGCGATCCAGTTCTTCGGCGGCGCCACGCCGGCCCGCGTCACCTCAGGCGCGGGCTACTTCCACCCGAACTCGGTGGAAGGCGCGGAGGACACCATCGAGACGGTGCTGTCGTTCCCGACCGGCCTGGCCACGGTCTCGGCGTCGCGGCTGGGACAGCGCAAGGTGCGGTCGCTGGTCGTGTCCGAGCTGGACCGGCTGATCGAGATCGACCTGCTGCGCCGTGACGTGACGATCTATCGGCACGTGTCGCACGACTCCGTGACGCCGGACGGCCTCGGCTACCGGCAGCAGACCGTGATCGAGATTCCCGAGCTGGTCACCGCGCGCGAGCCGCTGGCCACGCAGCTGGAGCGGTTCCTCGACCTGCTGGAAGGCAAGATCGACGCCGACGTGGAGCGCGACCTCATCCTGCCGTCGCACCACGTGGTGGCGCAGGTGCTCACGCAGGCTGCCGCTTAGTCATTTCGTGAGACGGGTGCCGTCCTTGCCGTACGCGACCAACGGGGTCAGTACGGCGGGGTCGGGCACTTCGCGCTGGTCGAACCAGAACACGACCACGCTGGGGTCCACGCTCCACAACGCGGTCCGTGCCTGCACCGGCTTGCCGTGCACGGTACTGACGATCTTCACGGCGGGCCCGGAGAAATAGCCGTACACGGGCACCCAGGTGCCGCCGGCGTCGATGCCGCCCGCGGTGGCGTGGAAGCCGAACGAGCGGTCTGCGCCGCGGATCTCGTTGCCGGCGTAGAGCGACAGGTAGCCGGTCTTGGTCTGGACCGCGGCCATGATGCCGAAGTGCACGTCAGGCAGGGCCGCGTTGTCGTCGATCTTGGTCGCGTAGAAGACGAGCTCGCCGTTGGCGGTCTTGATTCCGGTGTGGATGACGTCGCCGTAGGGCTGGGTCACCGACTTCGGCGGCTGGTCCATCGTTGTCTGCGGCGGTGTCGCGCTCGACGTCACCGGGTTGCCGGACGGCGGCGCGGCGACGGGCACCGGCCTCGGCTCGGCCGGCGCACGCAGGGCGACGGCCCCGAACACGATCCCGACGACGGCGGCCACCGCGGCGGCCGCTCCCGCGCCCGTGGCGATCCTCCGGCGCCGACGGATGCGCCGGCCTTCGGTGATGATCCGCCCCAGGTCGGGCGCGGCGAACGGCTGGTCGGGCTGTTCGCGCAACGCGGAGCGCAGCTTGTCGAGGTCGTTCACCGCCCGCTCCCTCCGATCAGCACGTCTTCCGGCCCGGCGTCCACCCGCAGCTTCGCGAGCGCCCGCGAGTTCGTGCTCTTGACGGTACCCACTGACACGCCCAGTTCATCGGCCACCGCCTGTTCCGGCAGGTCGAAGAAGTGCCGGAGTACCACCACGGCCCGCTCGCGGCCCGTCAGCCGCGCCAGCGCGGACGTCAGCCACTCGCGCTGCGTCACGGCCTGCGCGACGTCCTGGCTCGTCGGCCGCTCTGGCACTTCCTCGGACGCGTACTCGCGCAGCGGGCGGCGCCAGCCGTCGATCACGTGGTTGACCAGCACAGTCCGGGCGTACGCGTAAGCGTCCTTGCGACGCACGCGCGACCACGCGGCGTACGTGCGGGTGAAGGCGGTCTGCGCGGCGTCCTCGGCCTGGTGGCGGTCGCCGGTCAGCAGGTACGCCGCGTGCGTGAGCCGGTTCGACGAGGCCTGCACGAACTCGGCGAACTCGTCGTCACTGCGCGCCACCCGCGTGCCCCCGATCTCCACGTCTACGGGACGGCTGGGTGCACGCGAGGTTGCCGCCGCTAGAGCTTTTGCACGCCGTCCTCTGCGAGCACGTCCAGGTCGAGCACGACGGGCGCGCCCGCGACTTCGAGCTCCACTTTGCCGGAGTGCTCGCCGAAGTTCTCGTAGTCGCCGTCGACAAGACGATAGGTGATCATGCTGACGGGTGCGTCGAGGTCGATGATCCAGTAATGCTCGATGCCGGCATCGGCATACTCGAAGTGCTTGGTGACCTGGTCGGTGCGCTTGGTGCCTTCGGAAAGGATTTCGATGGCCAGTGACACATCCGAGGCTGCGATCCTCGGAACGTTGGCCCGGATGACTTCGGCCGACCCCACCAAGACGTCCGGCACTCGGACCGTCAGCGGCGACGATTCGACCACCATCTCCATCTCAGGCACCGCGCGCAGATTTTTCGGAAGCTGCGAGTTGAGGACGAACGGCAAGCACCCAATGGCCAGTTGGTGCAACGACATCGGGCGCGGCGACACAGCGAGGACCCCTTCGACGACTTCGACATGGAACTCCGAGGTCTCCGGAAGTTCCGCCCAGTCGTCGAGGGTCAGGAGGTGGTGAGGCCACTCGAGGGCACTCATGAAAACTCCTTCACTTTCAGTGACCGGAACAGTGTCGAGAGTTACCGTCCGCGTTCACCGGCCCTCTCAAAGGTTACCCGCCGAAGTCCCCCGCCGGGGAGCCCCAGCCGGAGGGGTCGTCCGACAGCGCGCGGCGGCGGGCGTTCTCCGTCCGGACGCGTTCCACTTCGGACTGGATGTACTCCTCGTCGTAGCGCTGGAAGACGCGCGCGGGGTTGCCGGCCACCAAGGTGCGCGGCGGGACGTCCTTGGCCACCACCGAGTTGGGCTGCACGGTGGCGAAGTCGCCGATCGTCACGCCGGCCATGATGACGACCAGGCCGCCGATGAAGCAGCCCTTGCCGATCTTCACGGGTTTGCGCTCGATCAGATCGCTGCCGGAGTGGTTCTGCAGCGTCATGTTCGCGAGCCAGCTCGAGTGCGTGAAGATGAGCGTGTTGAGGCCGATGCTGGTGTGCTCGCCGATCTCCAGGCCGCCGCTCGCGTCGAGGGTCGCGCCTTCGCCGATCCAGCAGTGCTCGCCCATGGTGAGGTTCTCGGGGCTCACGATCTTCACGCGCTCGCGCACGCGGCACGACTCGGGCAGCCCGAAGAAGCGGGCCCGCTCGGCGTCGTTCATGTACTGCGAGACAAGGTCGTTCAGGATCATCGGCCGCAGGCGGTTGCTGCGGTCGTCATCGAAGAACATCGTGATCCGCCACCAGTTTCGAGAATACGCGCAGGTGCTCCTCGGCCACGACATCGAGGCCGAAGTTGGCCTGGACCATGGCACTTTCGCGCTGCGCGAGCCGCGAACGGAGCTCCGGGTCGTCCAGCAGCGACAACACGGTCTCCTGCACCGCCTGGGCGTCGTCCGGGCGCACCAGCAGGATGTTCTCGCCGTTGCGCAGCTCGATGCCCGGGTAGTTGTCCTCCGTGACCGACGCGATGGTGGCCGTGCCGGACAGCATCGCTTCGAGCGACGCGGTGCCACAGCCGCCGTTGAGGTCGTGGGTCACGATGTCGGCCGCCGCGAAGTACGCCGGCACGTCTTCCTTCGGCACCGCACCCGTCACGACCAGGGCTTCGGCCACCCCGAGCTCTTCGGCGCGCTTGAGGAACGCGTCGTGGTAGACGCGCCCGACGATCACCACGCGCACACCTGGGTGCCGTTCGAGGATCGCCGGCAAGGCCTCGATCAGCGGCAGCCGGTTGCGCAGCGGGATCACGTGGCCGAGAGACACGATGACGGGCCCGTCACCCAGCTCCAGCTCCGCTCGCACGTCCTTCGTGACCGGCTTGGCGAAGTTGCCCGTGTCCACGGCGATCGGGAAGTACTCGGAGTTCGCGTCGCTCGTGCCGTAGCGCTCGACGCAGTAGTCCACGCCGAGCTTGTCGAGGATGACGTAGCGCGGCCGGATGTACTTGAGCACCGGCTTGACCAGCACCGCGTCGAGCATCCGGAACACGCGCGAGTACAGCTTGTTGTCGCTGATCAGGAGCGTGTGGATGGTCAGTAGCACGGGCAGCTTGTGGCGCCGCGCGTAGAACCCGGCCAGCCACGACAGGTCGAAGAACTGGCCGTGCAGGTGCACCGCGTCGGGCTTGAACTCGTCCAGCAGCCTCCGCAGCCGCCGCCAGTTTCCTGGCTTGAGCGACGCGAAGCTCAGGTCGAAGTCGATGGACAGGCCGAGCTGCGGCATCTTCGCCGCGGGCAGCCGCACGATGCGGTAGCCGTCGCGCTGCTCGTCGGCCGGCGCGTCGCCGTAGGCCGCCGTGATCGCGAGGACCTCGTGGCCGGCCGCCGCGTACTCGCCCGCCAGCGACGCCGACATGTGGGCGCTGCCGCCCACCCGGGGCGGGAAGAAGTTGTTCACCACCGCGATGCGCATCGCACGTCCTTGGGCCGGGCCCGCGGCGGAGCTCATGCCGCCTCCACGGGAAAGAGTGCGTCGGCGGAGCTCATGCCGCCTCCACGGGAAAGAGTGCGTCGGCGGAGCTCATGCCGCCTCCACGGGAAAGAGTGCGTCGGCGGAGCTCACTCGGAATCCCTGACCAGCGCCCGCATGCCCTCTTCGACCGTGATGGTCGGCTCCCAGCCGAGCATCTCCCGCGCCCGCGTGATGTCCGCGGCGCGCCGCGACACCAGCACATCGCGCTCGTTGAACTGCGGCTGCACGTCGACGCCCACGGCCTCGATGAGGATCTTCGCCAGCGTGGCGATGGAGGTGTCGACGCCGGTGCCGATGTTGATCGGCAGGTTCGACTGCTCCGACTCCAGCGCGGCGACGACCGACCGGGCCAGGTCGCTCACGTGCACGAAGTCCATCGACTGGTCGCCGCGGCCGTCGATGATCGGCGGCTGGCCGGCGCGCAGGCGCTGGATGAAGTGGTTGATCACCGACGTGTAGTAGGCCTCGATCTTCTGGCCCGGGCCGTACACGTTGAAGAAGCGCAGCGCGTTCCAAGACAGGCCCTTGGTGCGCTCGTAGAAGCCGAGCAGGTCCTCGCCGGCGCGCTTGGAGATGCAGTACGGCGTGAGCGGGCGCAACTCGTCGTCCTCGTGCATCGGCAGGCGCTTGGGCTCGCCGTAAACCGAAGCGGTGGACGCGAACACCAGGCGCTCGACGCCCTCGTCGGCCGCCGCGGCGAAGACGTTGTGGTTGCCGGTCATGTTGATGTCGATCGACTCGTGCGGGTCGGCGATCGACTTGTTGATCGAGACCGTGGCGAAGTGGATCACGTGCGAGCAGCCGCGGATGGCCTCGCGCACCGCGCCGCCGTACCGCACGTCCTTCTCGACCAGCTCGACCTTGCCGGTGGCCACGAAGTCGTTCACGCGAGCCCGGTCGCCGCGGGTCATGTTGTCGAAGATGCGGACGGTGTACCCGCCGTCCAGCAGCAGCGGGATGACGTGCGCGGCGATGAATCCACCGCCGCCGGTGAAGAACACCTTCTTCTCGGACATGGTCGCGGTCTCTCCTCGGTCGGCGGTGTCTTCGGCGGTCACGGTCTTCGGGCTTCAGGCCAGGGCGTTGACGGCTTCGCGCACGGTCGTCACCACGCGGTCCACCTCGGCTTCGGTCAACTCCGCGTGCATCGGAATCGCCAGCTGCCGGCGGAACGCGTCAGCCGAGACGGGCAGCGGCTGCTGCTCGCCGTACACCGGCTGAAGGTGTGAAGCGTACGTCCCGAAGTTGCACTGCACGCCCTGTTCGCGAATGCGCAGCGCCAGCGCGTCGCGGCTGACCTCTGGCGCGACGGTGAGCAGGTAGGCCTGCCACGGGTGCTCACGGTCGGGCAGCTCGACGGGCGCGGTGAGCTGGTCGACGTCGGCGAAGGCCTCGTGGTAGCGCTTCGCCACGGAGCGGCGGGCGGCGAGCAGGTCGGGCAGCCGGTCGAGCTGCACGCCCATGATGGCGGCCTGGATGTCCGACAGGCGGAAGTTCCAGCCCAGCTCGTGGAACTCGGGGATCGGCAGCGTGCCCGAGCCCTCGCGGCTGATGGCCGGCTCGATGCCGTAGGTGTGCAGCTTGCGCGCGTGGGCGATGAGGTCTTCGCGGTTCGAGACGAGCGCGCCGCCCTCGCCCGCGGTGATGCCCTTGCGGCCGTGGAAGGAGAACGCGGCGAGGTCGGCGAGGCTGCCGGCCGGGCGCGTCTTGTAGGTGGCGCCGGACGAGCAGGCGGCGTCCTCGAACAGCCACAGGCCGTGCTTGTCAGCGATGGCGCGGTACTCGTCGAAGTCACCCGGCAGACCGGCGACGTCGACGGCGAGGATGCCGACCGTGCGCGGCGTGATCAGGGCTTCGATCGCGGCCGGGTCGGCGCTGAAAATGTCAGGCCGGATGTCGGCGAACACGGGCTTCGCGCCGGCCTGCAGCACGGCGTGGCCGGTGGCGGGGAACGTGTAGTCGCCGACGATGACCTCGTCGCCGGGCCGCACGCCCAGCACCTTGAGGCCGAGGAACAGCGCGGCGCCGCAGCTGCTGGTGGTCAGGGCGTGCGCGGTGCCCGTGACCTGAGCGAACCGTTCCTCGAAGCGGCGGCACGCGGGACCGGCGCCGGCGAGCCAGCCGGAGCGGAACACCTCGGCGACGGCCGCCAGCTCCTCCTCGCCGACCGTCGGCCGTCCGAGCAGCACCTGTTGGTCGGCCGGTTGTCCAGACATCCCCACTCCAGTTTGTTCCTCGCACCACCACACGTTGCGCTAGCTCGCCCCGAAGTGTAGAGACGCGCTCCGCCGAGCCGGGCGTGGGGACGAAACCTGCCGGTAACGGGCGGGCGGAGCGCCTAGTCTTGCCGCATGCGGATCGGGGTTCTGGGGACGGTCACGGCGTGGGACGCGGCGGGCGAGCCGGTCGTCGTGGGCGGTCCCCGGGTGCGGGCGCTGCTGGCGCAGCTCGCGCTGGAGGCGGGCCGGTTCGTGCCGGCGGAGCGGCTCATCGACGGCCTCTACGGCGAGGAACCGCCGGACGGCGCGGCCAACGCGCTGCAGTCACAGGTCTCGCGGCTGCGCAGCGCATTGAAGACGGTGGCGCCGGTGGAGTTCACGGGCGCGGGCTACCGGCTCGTGGTCGAACCCGACGAGGTCGACGTCCACCGGTTCGAGCGGCTGGCCGGCGACGGGCGGCGCGAGCTCGCGGCGGCCGACGCCACCCACGCGAGCGACCTGCTCGGCGAAGCGTTGGCGTTGTGGCGCGGGCCGGCCTTCGCCGACGTGACCGAAGCGCCCTTCGCCGCAACACAGGCAACCCGTCTCGACGAGCTGCACGCGGATGCGGCGAGCGACCGCGTCGACGCGGAGATCACGCTCGGCCGCGCCGCGGAGGTGCTCGACGAGCTGCGGGCGGCCGTCGTCGCCGCGCCCTTGCGGGAACGGTCGCGCACCCAGCTCGTGCGCGCGCTGCACGCGGCAGGCCGTTCGGCCGAGGCGTTGGCGGCGTTCGAGGACGCGCGCCGCACGCTGGCCGACGAGCTCGGCGCCGACCCCGGGCCCGAGCTGGCCGAGGCGCATCTGGCCGCGCTGCGCAGCGAGCCGGCGTCCGCGTCTTCGCCGTTGCCCGCGCAGCTGACCAGCTTCGTCGGCCGCGACGGTGAGCTGCGGCAGGTCGGCGAGCTGCTGCGGCGCGCGCGGCTGGTGACGTTGCTGGGGCCTGGTGGCACCGGGAAGACGCGGCTGGCCGTGGAGGTCGCGACGGCTCATGCCGGGTCGGCGGCGTTCGTGGAGTTGGCGCCGCACGTCGCGGACGACGTGGGGCAGGCCGTGCTGAGTGCGCTGGGGCTGCGTGAAGGTGCGTCGCCGCTGCGCGGTTCGGGGGTGCAGGACCCGGTGGAACGGCTGGTGTCGGCGCTGCGTGACCAATCGACGTTGCTGGTGCTGGACAACTGCGAGCACGTGGTCGACGCGGCCGCGCGGCTGCTCGCGCGCCTGCTGCCCGCGTGCCCCGGCCTGCGGGTGCTCGCGACGAGCCGGGAGCCGCTCGGCATCACCGGTGAGCAGCTGGCGCCCGTGCCGCGGCTCGCGGTGCCGCCGCCGGGCACGCCCGCGGCCGAGGCGCTGGGGTTCCCGGCCGTGCGGTTGTTCGCCGACCGCGCGGCCGCGAGCGACCCGGCGTTCCGCGTGGACGAGGACACGATCGGCGACGTCCAGCACATCTGCGCCGCGCTCGACGGCCTGCCGCTCGCGCTGGAGCTGGCGGCGGCGCGCGTGCGGACGCTGCCGGTCGGCGAGATCGCCGCGCGGCTGGACAACCGCTTCCACCTGCTCGCGCGGGGCAGCCGCACGGCGGAGACGCGGCACCGCTCGCTGCGTGGCGTCGTGGAGTGGAGCTGGGAGCTGCTGGACGACGACGAACGCCGCCTCGCGCGCCGGCTCACCGTGTTCTCCGGCGGGGCGACGCTGGCGGCGGCCGAGCTCGTCTGCGATGTGCCGGACACCGTCGACCTGTTGCCGGGCCTGGCGGACAAGTCACTGGTCGAGACCACGGGCGATCGTTACCGCATGCTGGAGACGATCCGCGCGTTCTGCGCGGAGAAGCTCGAGGGCGCGGGCGAAACGGCGCGGTTCATGTCGGCGCATGCTGCGGAGTTCCTGCGGCTGGCCGAGGAAGCCGACCCGTTGCTGCGCACCGCCGACCAGCTGCGCTGGCTCGACCGGCTCGACGCGGAGTACGACAACCTCGTCGCCGCGCTGCGGTGGTCGACGGACGCGGACCTGCCCACGGCGTTGCGGCTGACGGCCGCGCTGGCCACGTACTGGTGGATGCGCGGCCGGCGCTACGAGGGCGCGATGCTGTCGCTGGAGGTCGTGAAGCGCTGCGGCCCGGTTGCTCCCGAGGGGTACGAGGAGCAGTTCCTGATGTGCGTGCTCAACGCGATGTCCGGCGCCCCCGGCCACGACGCGACACTGCCGTACCAGTCCACAGTGGAGCATTACGCGCTCGATGTCGCCTGGGCACCAAGGCATCCGACGCTGAGCCTGCTGCTGGGCGTGGTGATCGGCCCGCCGGCCGACGAGGCGACGCTCTTCACCCGCAGCAGCATCATGGCCGGCGGCGACCCGTGGAGCAGCGCGCTCGTCCCCATGGGCACGGGCCTGCGCGCGATGCTCACCGGCGACCTCGACTTGGCCGAGACGAAGCTGCGCGAGGGCGAGTCCCGCTACCGCGCCCTCGGCGAACGCTGGGGCCTGTCGATGTCGCTCGACCACCTGTCGCAGCTGCTCACGTGGCGCGGCCACTGGGACGAGGCTATGGCCGCCATGACCGAGTCCATGGACCTCATGCAGCAACTCGGCGCCGCCGACGACTACGCCGACCTGCTCTGCCGCCGCGCCGACAGCCGCGCCCTCCGCGGCGACGTCGCGGTCGCCCGCGAGGACTACTCGCGCGTGATCTCGTTGGCTCGACGGTCAGGCATGCCGGAAACGCGCGCCTCGGGCTACGTCGGCTTGGCGGCCCTGGCACGCCGCAACGGGGACTTGGCGGACGCTCGAACTCTGGCCGAACGCGCCCTGGCGGAATGCACCAGCGGCTCCTTCTCGGTCGCCGCGGTCCGCGGTGCCGCGACCATCGCGCTGGGCTGGGTCTCCGTCGCATCGGGCAACGCTTCCGAAGCCCGCGCGCTCATGCGCGAAGCCGTGGAGGCGGCGCACCAGTGGCAGGACAGCACCGTGCTGGCCTCGGCCCTGGAGTGCGTCGCGGGCGCCGCGCTACTGGAGGACCACGCCGAGGAAGCCGCCATGCTGCTCGGCGCCGCCGTCGCCGCCCGCGGCACGGAGGTCGCGGGCCAACCGGACGTCGCCGAGGTCGCCGACCGCGCCCGCGCTCTGCTGGGCGCGGGCTACGACCGGTACTACGCCAACGGGCGGGAGCTGACGGTGCAGAAGGCATTGACGGCGGCGGGGATCGCTCCGTAGTCCACGTTCCGGAGTCCATGGCTTGGACCAGCCGCGGGTCACTCTCGGCGGGGCCGGCTGCACCACACCATCGCCTGGGACGAGCGAACGTTCCGAAACCTTCGGCCGGCTCTGGAAACAACAGCTTCTTCCGACGCCTCCGAGCCGGCGGGTCACCTGCGCGCGGAGAGTGGGCCTGGCGGTCGATCAGCAAGCAGCGACATCGCAACACCCCCACTGACCTGCACTGTCAGCCATCGTGCGTCGTTCGTGCGTAGGTCGTCAGCGGGGCCCGGGAGCGTGAGGGCCAGAGCGAACCACGGAGGCCCACCATGACCATGACCGACGCACCAACCACCCCGGACAGAGCCCTGACGCCGGCGCGCAAAGCTGCCATCATCGGCGTCTGCGTGCTCGTGCAGATCCTCACGGCCGTCGACATGACGGTGCTCCACCTGGCGATCCCGGCGTTGTCCGAGTCGCTGCGGCCGACGACTACGCAGGCGCTCTGGATCGCCGACGGGTACGGGTTCGCGCTGGCCGGGCTGCTCATCACGGCGGGCAACATCGGCGACCGCATCGGGCGCAAACGGCTGTTGCTGGCCGGCGCGGCCGTGTTCGGGCTGGTTTCGGTGGCCACGGCGTACGCGCCGAGTGCCGAGCTGCTCATCGTGTTGCGGATCCTGCTCGGGGCGAGCGCAGCGACGCTGATACCGTCGACGTTGTCGATCCTGCGCAACACTTTCACCGGCAAGGAGCGCACGGCGGCGATCGGCGTGTCGAGCGGGCTGACGATCCTCGGGTTCGGCCTCGGCCCGCTCATCGGCGGCGCACTGCTGAGCCACTTCTGGTGGGGTTCGGTGTTCCTGATCAACGTGCCCGTGGTCGTCGTGGTGATCGCGGTCGGGATCTTCGTGCTGCCGGAGTCGCGCAACCCCGTGCCCGGGCGGCTGGACGGCCTCAGTGTCGCGCTGTCGCTCGTGGGCATCCTCGGCGTGGTCTACACCATCAAGGAGATCGCGTACGAGGGCCTGAACCATTGGGACGTCTACGCGGCGGCGGTCCTCGGCGCCGGCAGCCTGCTCGCGTTCGTGCTGCGCCAGCCGCGGCTGGCCGAGCCGCTGATGGACCTGCGGCTGTTCCGCAACCGCGCCTTCTCCGCGACGGTCGTGACCACCGTGCTCGCCATGTTCGCGCAGCTGGCCGTGAGCGTGATCTCCACGCAGTACTTCCAGC
The sequence above is a segment of the Amycolatopsis sp. 2-15 genome. Coding sequences within it:
- a CDS encoding BTAD domain-containing putative transcriptional regulator, translated to MRIGVLGTVTAWDAAGEPVVVGGPRVRALLAQLALEAGRFVPAERLIDGLYGEEPPDGAANALQSQVSRLRSALKTVAPVEFTGAGYRLVVEPDEVDVHRFERLAGDGRRELAAADATHASDLLGEALALWRGPAFADVTEAPFAATQATRLDELHADAASDRVDAEITLGRAAEVLDELRAAVVAAPLRERSRTQLVRALHAAGRSAEALAAFEDARRTLADELGADPGPELAEAHLAALRSEPASASSPLPAQLTSFVGRDGELRQVGELLRRARLVTLLGPGGTGKTRLAVEVATAHAGSAAFVELAPHVADDVGQAVLSALGLREGASPLRGSGVQDPVERLVSALRDQSTLLVLDNCEHVVDAAARLLARLLPACPGLRVLATSREPLGITGEQLAPVPRLAVPPPGTPAAEALGFPAVRLFADRAAASDPAFRVDEDTIGDVQHICAALDGLPLALELAAARVRTLPVGEIAARLDNRFHLLARGSRTAETRHRSLRGVVEWSWELLDDDERRLARRLTVFSGGATLAAAELVCDVPDTVDLLPGLADKSLVETTGDRYRMLETIRAFCAEKLEGAGETARFMSAHAAEFLRLAEEADPLLRTADQLRWLDRLDAEYDNLVAALRWSTDADLPTALRLTAALATYWWMRGRRYEGAMLSLEVVKRCGPVAPEGYEEQFLMCVLNAMSGAPGHDATLPYQSTVEHYALDVAWAPRHPTLSLLLGVVIGPPADEATLFTRSSIMAGGDPWSSALVPMGTGLRAMLTGDLDLAETKLREGESRYRALGERWGLSMSLDHLSQLLTWRGHWDEAMAAMTESMDLMQQLGAADDYADLLCRRADSRALRGDVAVAREDYSRVISLARRSGMPETRASGYVGLAALARRNGDLADARTLAERALAECTSGSFSVAAVRGAATIALGWVSVASGNASEARALMREAVEAAHQWQDSTVLASALECVAGAALLEDHAEEAAMLLGAAVAARGTEVAGQPDVAEVADRARALLGAGYDRYYANGRELTVQKALTAAGIAP
- a CDS encoding MFS transporter; the encoded protein is MTMTDAPTTPDRALTPARKAAIIGVCVLVQILTAVDMTVLHLAIPALSESLRPTTTQALWIADGYGFALAGLLITAGNIGDRIGRKRLLLAGAAVFGLVSVATAYAPSAELLIVLRILLGASAATLIPSTLSILRNTFTGKERTAAIGVSSGLTILGFGLGPLIGGALLSHFWWGSVFLINVPVVVVVIAVGIFVLPESRNPVPGRLDGLSVALSLVGILGVVYTIKEIAYEGLNHWDVYAAAVLGAGSLLAFVLRQPRLAEPLMDLRLFRNRAFSATVVTTVLAMFAQLAVSVISTQYFQLVNGWSPLKSGLAGLPGMGGALIGGTLGAVLIKSLGRAGTVTLGCLSSAIGFVLYSRTDVGTAYAYLVVTMVVFGIGLALILTVATDTVLGVVPKHRAGAASAVSETATELGGALGIAVLGSVLGSLYRQGLPADVPAPARETLAGAAQVSAQLPAGPGAQLLHTAQHAFIGGLQVTMLGAAGLMVLVAGVAWFALRGVPKVLEDPAE